A stretch of the Pseudomonas helvetica genome encodes the following:
- a CDS encoding tRNA-(ms[2]io[6]A)-hydroxylase produces MILPEIHEFLGCRTPDGWVQAALADQETLLIDHKNCEFKAASTALSLIAKYHSHVDLINLMSRLAREELVHHEQVMRLMKKRKIELRQLSAGRYASGLRKVVRSHEPVKLVDTLVVGAFIEARSCERFEALVPHLDEELGKFYFGLLKSEARHFQGYLKLAYQYGDAKDIAQVIDKVRAAEQELIESPDIEFRFHSGVPAASL; encoded by the coding sequence ATGATCCTTCCTGAAATTCACGAATTCCTTGGCTGCCGCACGCCCGATGGCTGGGTTCAAGCCGCATTGGCCGATCAGGAAACCCTGCTGATCGACCACAAGAACTGCGAGTTCAAGGCTGCCAGTACCGCGCTCAGCCTGATTGCCAAGTACCATTCGCATGTCGACCTGATCAATTTGATGTCACGCCTGGCCCGGGAAGAGCTGGTGCATCACGAGCAAGTCATGCGCCTGATGAAAAAACGCAAGATCGAACTGCGCCAATTGTCCGCCGGTCGTTACGCCTCGGGTTTGCGCAAAGTGGTGCGCAGCCACGAGCCGGTCAAACTGGTCGACACGCTGGTGGTCGGGGCGTTTATCGAGGCGCGCAGCTGCGAGCGTTTCGAAGCGTTGGTGCCCCATCTGGATGAAGAACTGGGCAAATTCTACTTCGGCTTGCTGAAAAGCGAGGCGCGGCATTTTCAGGGGTATCTGAAACTGGCCTACCAGTACGGCGATGCCAAGGACATTGCCCAGGTGATCGACAAGGTTCGCGCCGCCGAGCAGGAACTGATCGAGTCCCCGGACATCGAGTTCCGCTTCCACAGTGGCGTGCCTGCGGCAAGTCTGTGA
- a CDS encoding MipA/OmpV family protein codes for MLALKNRKTFCLSLTSICLLASTDYVQAEDWHYSAQAGVANAPRYSGSDERVTAPLLGGQIVSPYGLFLDTERGLGWQNEWGDLAFSTYIGLSETRKDRKSRFEGSNRLDGMGSIKSRPQLGASIHYTLGEVVVGATLEHALKKSDDDRDTGSAYNRLELSISTNLYEGEYGSLDGSLNSVFGDADYVRTWYGVSTAQASRSQFRAYATHGGMVSRGAALTWAVPINDQTEFSTVLAMQYLNGDAADSPIVERRTQTSLAGQVKYSF; via the coding sequence ATGCTTGCTCTGAAAAACCGCAAAACCTTTTGTCTTTCGCTGACGTCCATCTGCCTGCTGGCCTCGACCGATTACGTGCAAGCCGAAGACTGGCATTACAGCGCGCAGGCCGGTGTGGCTAACGCGCCACGCTATAGCGGCAGCGATGAACGCGTGACTGCGCCGCTGCTCGGCGGCCAGATTGTCAGCCCTTATGGCCTCTTCCTCGACACCGAACGCGGTCTGGGTTGGCAGAACGAATGGGGGGACCTGGCATTCAGCACCTACATTGGCCTGAGTGAAACGCGCAAGGACCGCAAGTCGAGGTTCGAGGGCTCGAATCGCCTGGATGGTATGGGCTCGATCAAATCCCGCCCGCAACTGGGCGCCAGTATTCACTACACCTTGGGCGAAGTGGTTGTCGGCGCCACCCTGGAGCACGCGCTGAAAAAGAGCGATGACGACCGCGACACCGGCTCCGCCTACAACCGGCTGGAGCTGAGTATCAGCACCAACCTCTATGAAGGCGAATACGGCAGCCTGGATGGCAGCCTCAACAGCGTGTTTGGTGATGCCGACTACGTGCGGACCTGGTACGGCGTGAGCACGGCCCAGGCGTCACGCAGCCAGTTCCGGGCCTACGCCACCCACGGCGGGATGGTCAGCCGAGGCGCAGCGTTGACCTGGGCGGTGCCGATCAACGACCAGACCGAATTCTCGACGGTGCTGGCGATGCAGTACCTCAATGGCGATGCAGCGGACAGCCCGATCGTCGAACGACGGACGCAAACGTCGCTGGCTGGCCAGGTGAAATACAGCTTCTGA
- a CDS encoding Spy/CpxP family protein refolding chaperone yields MNNFVLKAAMPAALMLALLSTSVSAQTTATNSPAATSQTAASHTKKHMDVVEKRIKELHAKLKITDKQSTQWEAYAQTIRDNAHNADTAFLERAEKLPSLNADDAMASYAKLAQLHADNMQKLATTFSALYGTFSDDQKKNADKLFRNEQEKREDRLEAAKKSK; encoded by the coding sequence ATGAATAACTTCGTACTCAAAGCAGCTATGCCGGCAGCGTTGATGCTGGCATTGCTCAGCACTTCTGTCTCGGCACAGACGACGGCAACGAACAGTCCTGCTGCAACGTCACAGACAGCTGCCAGTCATACCAAAAAGCACATGGACGTTGTGGAGAAGAGGATCAAGGAACTGCACGCCAAGCTGAAAATCACCGACAAGCAGTCAACTCAATGGGAGGCCTACGCGCAAACCATCCGCGACAATGCGCACAACGCCGATACCGCCTTTCTGGAGCGAGCGGAAAAGCTGCCATCGTTGAATGCCGATGACGCAATGGCCTCCTATGCCAAATTAGCCCAGTTGCACGCGGACAATATGCAAAAGCTTGCAACGACGTTTAGCGCTCTGTATGGCACGTTTTCCGACGATCAGAAAAAAAATGCCGACAAGCTGTTCCGCAATGAACAGGAAAAACGCGAGGACCGGCTCGAGGCCGCGAAAAAATCCAAGTGA
- a CDS encoding ATP-binding protein has protein sequence MLRLFLRLYVILAFGFAGAIWTVNYIFAELLPEANETYNREAMRGPAYSLVELLRPVTGIARDERLAELKTHYGLRLKLVQSSELDLTEREQKLLADGLLVVRGDFNEFIASIDGGPQLLNIKLPEEPKWLYVWAYALLGVFLAFVLYFWVRPHWRDLELIRVAAQRFGDNDLTSRIQLSKRSNIRVLAEHFNQMAARIEGLIANQRELTNAVSHELRTPIARLSFELDQLKQQADPSERKALIADMYADLGELEEMVSELLTYASLERGATVISLESIQAHSWLDSVVGSVALEAEAAGVQLLIRACEVDSVRIEPRFMARAVINLLRNAIRYAERRVEVSLTLGEDGYEVLVNDDGPGVPMEGREKIFEPFSRLDTSRDRRTGGFGLGLALVRRVSQSHGGKVDVSDSPWGGASFRMTWAQAD, from the coding sequence ATGCTAAGGCTGTTTCTGCGGCTGTACGTCATTCTCGCCTTTGGCTTTGCAGGGGCGATCTGGACGGTCAATTACATTTTTGCCGAGCTGTTGCCCGAGGCCAACGAGACCTATAACCGCGAAGCCATGCGCGGGCCAGCTTACAGCCTGGTCGAATTGCTCCGTCCGGTCACCGGCATTGCGCGTGATGAGCGCCTGGCGGAGCTGAAAACCCACTACGGGCTGCGCCTGAAGCTGGTGCAGAGCAGTGAGCTGGATCTCACTGAGCGAGAGCAAAAACTGCTGGCTGACGGTCTGTTGGTCGTGCGCGGGGATTTCAACGAGTTTATCGCCAGCATCGATGGCGGCCCGCAGTTGTTGAACATCAAACTCCCGGAGGAGCCCAAGTGGCTGTATGTCTGGGCCTACGCTTTACTGGGCGTGTTCCTGGCTTTTGTCCTGTACTTCTGGGTGCGACCGCATTGGCGCGACCTCGAACTGATCAGAGTGGCCGCGCAACGTTTCGGCGATAACGATCTGACCTCGCGCATTCAATTGTCCAAACGCTCGAACATTCGCGTGCTGGCCGAGCACTTCAACCAGATGGCTGCGCGTATCGAAGGCTTGATTGCCAATCAGCGCGAGCTGACCAATGCGGTGTCCCATGAGTTGCGCACGCCGATTGCGCGCTTGTCGTTCGAACTCGATCAACTCAAGCAACAGGCCGATCCGAGCGAGCGCAAAGCACTGATTGCCGACATGTACGCCGATCTCGGTGAACTGGAAGAGATGGTTTCCGAGTTACTGACCTACGCCAGTCTTGAACGCGGTGCCACGGTGATCAGTCTCGAAAGCATTCAGGCTCACAGTTGGCTCGACAGCGTGGTCGGCAGCGTTGCCCTGGAGGCCGAGGCGGCCGGGGTGCAGCTGTTGATTCGCGCCTGTGAGGTCGACTCTGTGCGGATCGAGCCGCGCTTTATGGCGAGGGCGGTGATCAACCTGCTGCGCAATGCCATTCGCTACGCCGAGCGACGGGTGGAGGTGTCGCTGACGCTGGGTGAAGACGGTTATGAAGTGTTGGTCAACGACGATGGCCCGGGCGTGCCGATGGAAGGACGCGAGAAGATTTTCGAGCCGTTCTCGCGACTCGACACCAGTCGCGACCGTCGCACCGGTGGTTTCGGTCTGGGCCTGGCGCTGGTTCGGCGGGTGTCGCAATCGCACGGCGGCAAGGTCGACGTCAGCGATTCGCCGTGGGGCGGCGCGTCGTTTCGCATGACCTGGGCGCAGGCTGACTAA
- a CDS encoding VOC family protein → MEMDHVFICVNQDGRGAEALKILGLVEGTPNVHPGQGTANRRFFFRNAFIELLYLTDESEARSQLTAPTRLFDRLTCTEGVAAPFGVCFRPSTVGEKPLFPVWEYRPVYLPAALSVDVGHAPVSEPMWFFLSFAKRPDEAPIERAQPFEHPNGFRDITSVRVITPDNQAFSSAAQCANQLEGFAIVHGQEHLVIVEIDHGAGGQTHDFRPGMPMIMNW, encoded by the coding sequence ATGGAAATGGATCATGTTTTTATTTGTGTGAATCAAGACGGTCGAGGGGCTGAAGCTCTGAAAATCCTCGGGCTTGTCGAAGGGACGCCAAACGTCCACCCAGGTCAAGGCACTGCCAATAGACGGTTCTTCTTCCGAAACGCTTTCATCGAACTTCTATATCTCACGGATGAGTCAGAAGCTCGAAGTCAGTTAACGGCGCCAACCCGACTCTTTGACCGCCTCACGTGCACAGAGGGAGTCGCCGCGCCCTTTGGTGTTTGCTTCAGACCTTCCACGGTAGGGGAGAAGCCGCTATTTCCAGTCTGGGAGTATCGACCCGTTTACTTACCCGCCGCCCTGAGCGTCGACGTGGGACATGCGCCTGTATCCGAACCGATGTGGTTTTTTCTTTCGTTTGCCAAGAGACCCGATGAGGCTCCGATTGAGCGAGCGCAGCCGTTCGAGCATCCCAATGGTTTTCGCGACATTACATCGGTGCGAGTGATCACTCCCGACAACCAGGCTTTTTCTAGCGCTGCGCAATGTGCTAACCAACTGGAAGGGTTTGCAATTGTTCATGGTCAAGAGCATCTGGTCATAGTGGAGATTGATCATGGGGCGGGCGGCCAGACGCACGATTTTCGTCCGGGGATGCCGATGATCATGAACTGGTAG
- a CDS encoding DUF1289 domain-containing protein: MAKDIENPCISVCQLRGELCVSCGRIKEDIRKWKRMKRPEKMAAVQRANLRLQSLKKNNG; this comes from the coding sequence ATGGCCAAGGATATCGAAAACCCGTGTATTTCCGTTTGTCAGCTGCGCGGCGAGCTGTGTGTGAGTTGTGGGCGCATCAAGGAGGACATCAGGAAATGGAAGCGCATGAAGCGCCCCGAAAAAATGGCCGCTGTGCAACGCGCGAACTTGCGCCTGCAAAGCCTGAAAAAAAATAACGGGTGA
- a CDS encoding ATP-binding protein, whose amino-acid sequence MDGFKRRLSESVQVRLSVSLSLAILIVAIVAGIFAFVSAFDEALEMQDNTLHQVAVLFERQQMTLAYPTQGKGIEGDDEESRVTVQYLNDGNQVSGNVEAGAPLPLPTTLADGLSTLVVGGEPFRVLVKTLTSGARIAVAQETGMRDKDARESAWRGLLPFLILFPVLLLVVADLVRKLFRPIAALASEIDQRGEQELHPIDENHLPAEIRPFVLAINRLLNRVAQSMETQRRFVADAAHELRSPLTALSLQAERLAVADMSTLARERLFALRRGIERGKNLIDQLLALATAQSNSTLPATPVSVHGVYRRVLEDLLPLAEAKHIDIGVEDEQDVQVLINELDLLAMVKNLVDNAIRYTPAGGRVDLSVGMEEGGALLQVKDTGPGIAAEERERVFDPFYRSLGNHEVGSGLGLSIVKAVADRNGAQIRLGFGDEVARRGLGVSVWLPSLISRSVPPAAHL is encoded by the coding sequence ATGGATGGTTTCAAAAGGCGACTGAGCGAGTCGGTTCAGGTCAGGCTGTCCGTTTCCCTGTCGCTGGCCATTCTGATCGTCGCTATCGTGGCTGGTATTTTCGCCTTCGTCTCGGCATTCGATGAAGCCCTGGAAATGCAGGACAACACCTTGCATCAGGTGGCCGTGCTGTTCGAGCGCCAGCAGATGACGCTGGCCTATCCGACGCAAGGCAAGGGCATCGAGGGCGACGATGAAGAATCCCGGGTCACCGTTCAGTACCTGAACGATGGCAACCAGGTGTCGGGCAATGTGGAGGCTGGCGCACCGCTGCCACTGCCGACAACGCTGGCCGACGGCCTGTCGACGCTGGTGGTCGGTGGCGAGCCGTTTCGCGTGCTGGTCAAGACCCTGACCAGTGGCGCACGCATCGCCGTTGCACAGGAAACCGGCATGCGCGACAAGGACGCCCGCGAGAGTGCCTGGCGCGGCCTGCTGCCGTTTCTCATCCTGTTTCCGGTGCTCTTGCTGGTGGTTGCCGATCTGGTGCGCAAGCTGTTTCGGCCTATCGCGGCACTGGCGTCTGAAATCGACCAGCGCGGCGAGCAGGAACTGCACCCCATCGACGAAAACCATTTGCCCGCCGAGATCCGTCCCTTCGTGTTGGCCATCAATCGATTGCTCAACCGTGTGGCGCAGTCGATGGAAACCCAGCGGCGCTTCGTCGCCGACGCCGCCCACGAACTCCGATCGCCGTTGACGGCGCTGTCGCTGCAAGCCGAGCGCCTGGCCGTCGCCGACATGTCGACGTTGGCCCGGGAGCGTCTGTTTGCATTGCGGCGAGGGATCGAGCGCGGCAAAAATCTGATTGATCAACTGTTGGCGCTGGCCACCGCACAATCGAACTCGACGCTGCCGGCAACGCCGGTTTCCGTGCATGGCGTCTATCGGCGTGTGTTGGAGGATCTGCTGCCGCTGGCCGAGGCCAAGCATATCGACATCGGTGTCGAGGATGAACAGGATGTGCAGGTGCTGATCAACGAGCTCGACCTGCTGGCCATGGTCAAGAACCTGGTTGATAACGCCATTCGCTATACACCTGCGGGCGGACGGGTAGATCTTTCGGTGGGCATGGAGGAGGGCGGAGCGCTGTTGCAGGTCAAGGACACCGGCCCCGGGATTGCGGCCGAGGAACGGGAGCGTGTGTTCGACCCGTTTTATCGCAGCCTCGGGAACCATGAGGTAGGGTCCGGCCTGGGGCTGTCGATCGTCAAGGCAGTAGCGGATCGCAACGGGGCACAGATCCGCCTGGGGTTTGGCGATGAAGTGGCAAGACGCGGGTTGGGTGTTTCGGTATGGTTGCCGTCATTGATTTCCCGCAGCGTTCCGCCTGCCGCCCATTTGTAG
- a CDS encoding winged helix-turn-helix domain-containing protein, with protein MDNQAFGKVLLVEDDEKLAGLIAHFLSQHGFEVRTVHRGDLALAAFLEFKPKIVVLDLMLPGQSGLHVCREIRSVSETPIVILTAKEDDLDHILGLESGADDYVIKPIKPPVLLARLRALQRRQIPETTVRGSLEFGRLLIDRSCREVRLAGEGIELTTMEFELLWLLASAAGKILSRDDILNRMRGIAFDGLNRSVDVYISKLRGKLKDNPREPVCIKTVWGKGYLFNPFAWEL; from the coding sequence ATGGACAATCAGGCGTTTGGCAAGGTACTGCTCGTGGAGGATGACGAAAAGCTCGCGGGGTTGATCGCGCACTTCCTCTCCCAACATGGTTTCGAGGTACGGACCGTGCACCGTGGCGATCTGGCGCTGGCGGCGTTTCTCGAATTCAAGCCGAAAATCGTCGTGCTCGACCTGATGCTGCCCGGCCAGAGCGGCCTGCATGTGTGCCGCGAGATCCGCAGTGTGTCCGAGACGCCAATTGTCATCCTCACGGCCAAGGAAGACGACCTGGACCACATCCTGGGCCTGGAGTCCGGCGCCGACGACTATGTCATCAAACCGATAAAACCACCGGTATTGCTGGCCCGGCTGCGCGCCTTGCAACGTCGCCAGATACCGGAAACCACGGTACGCGGTTCGCTGGAGTTCGGCCGTTTGCTGATTGATCGCAGCTGCCGCGAAGTGCGGCTGGCGGGTGAGGGTATCGAGCTGACCACCATGGAGTTCGAATTGCTGTGGCTGCTGGCCAGCGCCGCCGGCAAGATTCTTTCCCGCGATGACATCCTCAATCGCATGCGCGGCATCGCCTTTGACGGGCTCAACCGCAGCGTCGACGTGTACATCAGCAAACTGCGCGGCAAGCTCAAGGACAATCCCAGAGAACCGGTGTGCATCAAGACCGTTTGGGGCAAGGGTTATCTGTTCAATCCATTTGCCTGGGAGCTCTAG
- a CDS encoding undecaprenyl-diphosphate phosphatase, with product MTNVCTSGLDIGFASLDYLQIGILGIIQGITELLPISSTAHMRIVPALLGWPDPGSAFSAAMQLAALAAVVSYFWRDVREVVAGSIGAVRQRDYNNQSFKLAVAIVLATIPIGIAGLALSSLLNTCNSPLRGLMVIGISCLVMAVLLAAAELSCRHQRVVGQMRLRDALIVGIAQIGALIPGVSRSGSTLTAALFLNFKREEAARFSFLLGLPAIALAGLKELWVLYHAHIPAEAWSHLIFGLVIASVSAFCAIWGLMKFLERFSTWPFVIYRAVLGIFLIVAVSTGLLS from the coding sequence TTGACAAACGTCTGTACCAGCGGCCTTGATATCGGCTTTGCTTCTCTGGATTACCTGCAAATTGGCATCCTGGGGATCATTCAAGGCATCACCGAGCTATTACCCATTTCATCCACTGCGCACATGCGAATCGTGCCCGCCCTGCTCGGCTGGCCCGATCCCGGCTCGGCGTTTTCCGCCGCGATGCAATTGGCCGCACTGGCTGCGGTCGTCAGCTATTTCTGGCGTGATGTACGGGAAGTCGTCGCTGGCAGCATAGGCGCCGTGCGACAGCGTGATTACAACAATCAGTCGTTCAAGCTGGCCGTTGCGATTGTGCTGGCGACCATCCCGATCGGCATTGCGGGCCTGGCCTTGTCCTCGCTGCTCAATACCTGCAACTCACCGTTAAGAGGCCTGATGGTGATTGGTATCTCGTGCCTGGTGATGGCCGTTCTGCTGGCTGCGGCCGAACTCAGCTGCCGCCATCAACGCGTCGTGGGACAGATGCGCCTGCGGGATGCATTGATTGTCGGCATTGCACAGATTGGCGCGCTGATCCCCGGCGTTTCCCGCTCCGGTTCAACACTCACCGCCGCACTCTTCCTTAACTTCAAACGCGAAGAAGCTGCGCGTTTCTCATTCCTGCTTGGACTGCCCGCTATTGCGCTGGCCGGCTTGAAAGAGTTGTGGGTGCTGTATCACGCACACATACCGGCCGAAGCGTGGTCGCACCTGATTTTCGGTCTGGTGATCGCCAGCGTGTCGGCATTTTGCGCGATCTGGGGCCTGATGAAATTCCTCGAAAGGTTTTCCACCTGGCCTTTCGTTATTTATCGGGCGGTACTGGGTATTTTCCTGATTGTCGCGGTCAGTACCGGGCTGTTGAGCTAA
- a CDS encoding GFA family protein has translation MQLEGSCHCGAVSFSLNSAHPYPYQRCYCSICRKTQGSGGYAINLGGEAKSLKVRGRKHISIYHARLKDDGARRAHSSSAERHFCSLCGSGLWLFSPEWPELIHPFASAIDTPLPVPPEHTHLMLGSKASWVEVELHPGDQQFEVYPQESIAEWHERLGLSR, from the coding sequence ATGCAGCTTGAAGGTTCCTGCCATTGCGGCGCGGTGTCGTTCAGTCTGAACAGTGCCCACCCCTACCCGTATCAACGTTGTTATTGCTCGATCTGCCGCAAGACCCAAGGCTCGGGTGGCTACGCGATCAACCTCGGCGGCGAGGCGAAAAGCCTGAAAGTCCGCGGTCGCAAACACATCTCGATCTATCACGCGCGTCTCAAGGATGACGGCGCCCGGCGTGCCCACAGCAGCAGCGCCGAACGGCACTTCTGCTCGCTTTGCGGCAGTGGTTTGTGGTTGTTCAGCCCTGAATGGCCCGAGTTGATTCACCCCTTTGCTTCGGCCATCGACACCCCGCTGCCGGTGCCGCCGGAACACACGCACCTGATGCTCGGTTCAAAAGCCTCGTGGGTCGAAGTCGAGCTACATCCCGGCGATCAGCAGTTCGAGGTCTACCCGCAAGAATCCATTGCCGAGTGGCACGAGCGGCTGGGCCTGAGCCGTTAA
- a CDS encoding BON domain-containing protein — MKTHSFQHYSHNLGMAVHDAWITTRVKSALTFAEPTLSMHVNVKTHAGTVALSGRVNTHKECERVVELARSVNGVNEIDAKDLLTHVFTPGHLPEAPNAEESTEYRPQSSEKKIDDK, encoded by the coding sequence ATGAAAACTCACTCCTTCCAGCATTACTCTCATAATCTGGGAATGGCCGTTCACGACGCATGGATTACTACCCGGGTGAAATCGGCCCTGACATTTGCAGAGCCGACTCTCAGCATGCATGTCAATGTCAAAACCCACGCAGGTACGGTAGCGTTGAGCGGTCGCGTCAACACCCATAAAGAATGCGAGCGGGTGGTAGAGCTCGCCCGTTCGGTGAATGGCGTCAACGAAATCGATGCCAAAGACTTGCTGACGCATGTGTTCACTCCCGGGCATCTCCCGGAAGCACCCAACGCTGAAGAGAGCACCGAGTATCGGCCTCAATCGTCGGAAAAAAAGATCGACGACAAGTAA
- a CDS encoding SulP family inorganic anion transporter, translated as MKSKRLRADALAGLTTSFALLPECIAFALVAHLNPLMGLYGAFIICTLTALFGGRPGMISGAAGSMAVVIVALVVQHGVQYLLATVLMGGLLMMAFGLLRLGKLVRMVPYPVMLGFVNGLAIVIALAQLEHFKSGGTWLSGTALYLMIGLVALTMAIVYVLPRLTRAVPPALVAILGVGLAVYLLGLPTRTLGDMAHIAGGLPGLALPQVPWNLETLRIVAPYAVLMALVGLLETLLTLNLTDEITESRGYPDRECVALGAANMVSGLFGGMGGCAMIGQTVINLSSSGRGRLSGVVAGVMILLFILFLSPLIERIPLAALVGVMFVVAQQTFAWASLRVLNKVPLNDVLVIIAVTIITVFTDLAIAVLCGIVIAALNFAWQQARELYADSYLEADGSKLYRLHGTLFFASTAPFLNQFDPANDPPQVTLDCRHLSFVDYSAVAALKTLRERYVKTGKQLRVYHLSERCKKMLKRAGVDHD; from the coding sequence ATGAAATCCAAACGTCTGCGCGCTGATGCCCTGGCCGGACTCACCACCTCTTTTGCTCTGCTGCCCGAATGCATCGCCTTCGCCCTGGTCGCGCACCTGAATCCGCTGATGGGTTTGTACGGAGCCTTCATCATCTGCACCCTGACTGCATTGTTCGGGGGCCGGCCGGGGATGATTTCCGGGGCCGCCGGATCAATGGCCGTGGTGATCGTCGCGCTGGTGGTGCAGCACGGTGTGCAGTATTTGCTCGCCACGGTGTTGATGGGTGGACTGTTGATGATGGCGTTCGGTTTGCTACGGTTGGGCAAGCTGGTGCGCATGGTGCCGTACCCGGTGATGCTCGGTTTCGTCAATGGCCTGGCGATTGTCATTGCCCTGGCGCAACTGGAGCATTTCAAAAGTGGCGGGACCTGGCTGAGCGGCACAGCGCTGTATCTGATGATCGGGCTGGTGGCGCTGACGATGGCCATCGTCTACGTATTACCGCGCCTGACCCGAGCCGTGCCACCGGCGTTGGTGGCGATCCTCGGCGTCGGTCTGGCGGTCTATCTGCTCGGCCTGCCGACTCGCACCCTTGGCGACATGGCGCATATTGCCGGCGGTCTGCCTGGCCTTGCCTTGCCTCAAGTGCCCTGGAACCTGGAAACCCTGCGCATCGTCGCCCCTTATGCGGTATTGATGGCCCTGGTCGGCCTGCTGGAAACGCTCCTGACGCTGAACCTTACTGATGAGATCACCGAGAGCCGTGGCTACCCGGATCGCGAATGCGTGGCCTTGGGCGCGGCCAATATGGTCTCCGGTCTGTTCGGTGGGATGGGCGGATGCGCCATGATCGGTCAAACCGTGATCAACCTCAGTTCCAGCGGCCGCGGTCGCCTTTCTGGTGTGGTCGCCGGAGTGATGATCTTGCTGTTCATCCTGTTCCTTTCACCGCTGATCGAGCGCATCCCGCTGGCCGCGCTGGTCGGGGTGATGTTCGTCGTGGCGCAGCAGACCTTCGCCTGGGCCTCGCTGCGGGTGCTCAACAAAGTACCGTTGAACGACGTATTGGTGATCATTGCCGTAACGATCATCACGGTGTTCACCGATCTGGCCATCGCTGTGCTCTGCGGGATTGTCATTGCCGCGCTGAACTTCGCCTGGCAGCAGGCCCGCGAGCTATACGCCGACAGTTACCTGGAAGCCGACGGCAGCAAGCTCTACCGCCTGCATGGCACGCTGTTCTTCGCCTCTACTGCACCGTTCCTCAACCAGTTCGACCCCGCCAACGACCCGCCTCAGGTGACCCTCGACTGTCGTCACCTGAGCTTTGTCGACTACTCGGCCGTCGCTGCGCTGAAGACGCTGCGTGAGCGCTACGTCAAGACCGGCAAACAGTTGCGCGTGTATCACTTGTCCGAACGCTGCAAGAAAATGCTCAAGCGCGCTGGCGTGGACCACGACTGA
- a CDS encoding response regulator transcription factor: MRILLVEDDPMIGEAIQGALKDASYAADWVNNGLTALTALDTQHYDLVLLDLGLPGKDGLAVLSSIRARNNGVPLLIITARDSLDDRLRGLDGGADDYLLKPFDMAELLARMRAVLRRKGGSALPVFSNGVVSLDPILKQASTEENPEVQLSSREFSLLQALLIRPGAILSRSDLEDRIYGWGNEVESNAVEFLIHALRRKLGSHVIKNVRGMGWMVSKGD, translated from the coding sequence ATGCGGATATTACTGGTCGAAGACGACCCGATGATCGGGGAGGCGATCCAGGGCGCACTGAAAGATGCCAGTTATGCCGCCGACTGGGTCAACAATGGCCTCACCGCCCTGACGGCGCTGGACACTCAACATTATGATCTGGTGCTGCTTGACCTCGGCCTGCCCGGCAAGGACGGCCTTGCGGTATTGAGCAGCATTCGGGCGCGCAACAACGGCGTTCCCCTGCTGATCATCACAGCCCGCGACAGCCTCGACGATCGCTTGCGCGGTCTCGACGGTGGCGCCGACGATTACCTGCTCAAACCCTTTGATATGGCCGAGCTGCTGGCCCGCATGCGTGCCGTTCTGCGCCGCAAGGGCGGCAGCGCGCTGCCGGTGTTCAGCAATGGCGTGGTGTCGCTGGACCCGATCTTGAAACAAGCCAGCACCGAAGAAAACCCCGAGGTCCAGCTCTCCAGCCGCGAGTTTTCGCTGCTGCAGGCGCTGTTGATCAGGCCGGGGGCAATTCTCTCGCGCAGCGATCTCGAAGACCGTATCTACGGCTGGGGCAATGAAGTGGAAAGCAATGCGGTCGAGTTTCTGATCCATGCGCTGCGTCGCAAGCTGGGTAGCCACGTCATCAAGAATGTCAGGGGTATGGGATGGATGGTTTCAAAAGGCGACTGA